In the genome of Pseudomonas sp. P5_109, one region contains:
- the dsbC gene encoding bifunctional protein-disulfide isomerase/oxidoreductase DsbC, with product MRLTQIFAAAAIALVSTFAVADDAADKAIRKSLENLQLEVPVESITASPLPGLYEVKLQGSRVLYASADGQYVVQGYLFDLKDGKPVNLTEKTERLGISKLINDIPVAETVVYPAIGETKSHITVFTDTTCPYCHKLHAEVPELNKRGIEVRYVAFPRQGLGSPGDEQLQAVWCSKDKKAAMDKMVDGKEIKAAKCDNPVSKQFALGQSIGVNGTPAIVLADGQVIPGYQPAPQVAKLALGAK from the coding sequence ATGCGTCTGACCCAGATTTTCGCCGCCGCAGCCATTGCGTTGGTCAGCACCTTTGCCGTCGCCGATGACGCGGCCGACAAAGCCATTCGTAAAAGCCTGGAAAACCTCCAGCTCGAAGTGCCGGTAGAAAGCATCACCGCCAGCCCGTTGCCTGGCCTGTACGAAGTCAAACTCCAAGGCAGCCGTGTGCTGTACGCCAGTGCCGACGGCCAGTACGTGGTTCAGGGCTACCTGTTCGATCTCAAGGACGGCAAGCCGGTCAACCTGACCGAGAAGACCGAACGCCTGGGCATCTCCAAGCTGATCAATGATATTCCGGTTGCGGAAACCGTGGTGTACCCGGCTATTGGCGAAACCAAGTCGCACATCACCGTATTCACCGACACCACCTGCCCGTACTGCCATAAGCTGCACGCCGAAGTGCCCGAGCTGAACAAGCGCGGCATCGAAGTGCGTTACGTCGCGTTCCCGCGTCAGGGCCTGGGCTCGCCGGGCGACGAACAGTTGCAGGCAGTGTGGTGCTCGAAAGACAAGAAAGCGGCCATGGACAAAATGGTCGACGGCAAGGAAATCAAGGCCGCCAAGTGCGATAACCCGGTTTCCAAACAGTTCGCACTCGGCCAGTCGATTGGCGTGAACGGTACACCGGCCATCGTTTTGGCCGACGGTCAGGTCATTCCGGGCTACCAGCCTGCGCCACAAGTCGCCAAACTGGCGCTGGGCGCGAAGTAA